In Desulfovibrio sp. TomC, the sequence CTTGCCGCCGAGACCGACCTGGCGGCCAGCCTGCCGGACCTGCGCCTGGACCCCGACCTGCTCACCCAGGTCATGACCAGCCTGGTGCGCTTTGCCGCCAGCCGGATGGCCCTTGGCGGCACGATCCGACTGACCACCTCGCGCCATTCCCGCTACGCCCACTGTGACGTGGGCTTTCTCCCCAGCCGCAACATCATTGACCCGGAGGTGCTGTTTTTGCCCTTCGAGGAAGGCGACGAGCGCATGGGGCTGCCGCTGGCCTACCGCATCGTCAAGAACATGGGCGGTTCCCTGACCTTTTCCCAGCCCGGCCGCGAGGCCGCCTTCACCCTGCAACTGCCCATCGACCCCCTGGCCGACACCCCGGACGACAACGACAGAAGCGACGACGAGGTCGAGGACACGGCCGAGTCCGTCTGGCGTCCGGGGAACGGCCGGGCATGAGCGGGGAATCCTGGCTTCCCCGGCTGCTCGGCTGCCGCCTGCCGCCCGCCCCCGTCATCGTCGACGGCGGGGCCAACAAAGGCCGTGTGGCCGCCCGGCTGCTGGCCGCCCTGCCCCGCGCCCGGCTCCACGCCTTTGAGCCGCAGCCGCGCCTGGCCAGAAAGCTGGCCAAACGCTTTGCCGACGATGCCCGGGTGGTCGTCCATCCCGTGGCCCTGGGCGCGTCGCCGGACACGTTGCCGTTGACGGTCATGTCCCGGCCCACCCTGTCCTCGCTCTACGCGCCCACGGGCATTGCAGACAAGTATGCCGGCGAAATCCTGAGCGTCGCCGAAACCGTTCCCGTGCCGGTGGTCCGCCTGGACGCAGTCCTTGACCGGGCCGACGTCATCAAACTCGATTTGCAGGGCTTCGAGCTG encodes:
- a CDS encoding FkbM family methyltransferase, with translation MSGESWLPRLLGCRLPPAPVIVDGGANKGRVAARLLAALPRARLHAFEPQPRLARKLAKRFADDARVVVHPVALGASPDTLPLTVMSRPTLSSLYAPTGIADKYAGEILSVAETVPVPVVRLDAVLDRADVIKLDLQGFELPALCGATALLPEVSVVVAETALYPLYAGQALLPELTAYLEGFGLALDGLYDFYRDASGRIASGDAVFVRPAPG